The sequence AGGCTGGACCAGGTCTGGCTCAAGCAGCGGGTCGACGAGCCGCCCCTCCCGGCGGACTGGCTGGACACCGTCGCCGCCGACGCGCCCTGCCATCCGGTGCCGGGGATGCCGGCGCAGCACTGCACCCCGCAGCTCGGCGAGCCCGGGGCGTGGCACGAGCGGCTACCGCACTTCCGGCTCGGCTTCACCCCGAGCAGTGGCGACGAACTCCAGTCGGAATGGCACCTGCCGCGCGGATCGGCCGCCGCCGCGCTCGCCGCGCTCGACCCGGCCGCCGAGCGGATCGCCGCGGTGTCGCAGGTCTGCGAGCTGCGTACAGTCGCCGCCGACCGACTGTGGCTCAGCCCGAACCACGACCGGGACAGTCTCGCGATCCACTTCACCTGGATCGGCGATCCGGCGGCGGTGGCCCCGGTGCTGGACGAGGTGGAGGAGCGGCTGGCGCCCTTCGCGCCGCGCCCGCACTGGGGCAAACTCTTCGGGCGCAACCCGGCCGCGACGTACCCCCGCTACGACGATTTCCGGGCCCTGCTGCGCGACCTGGACCCGGTCGGAAAATTCCGCACCGACGAGCTGGACCGCTACTTCCCGCGCGACTAGCGGCCTTCGGCCATCTGCTCGCGTAGGTTGCCGCGCTGCACCGCCCGGCTGATGTCGCTCGGCGAGACGATCCCGACCAGCCGTTGGTCGGTCACCACGAGCGCCCGGCCGTCGGCGCACGCGCTGAGCCGGGGGAGCAGGTCGGTGAGCTGCTCGTCCGGCTTGGCGAGCACGAGGTCGTCGGCCTGACAGGCGACCTCGGCCAGCGTGGTCGAGGTCCGCCGGTCGGCCGGGATGCCGCGTACCCGGTCGAGGGTGACCAGACCGACCGGCCGCCCGCCGTCCTCGGTCAGTGGCAGCGCCGTGTGCCGGTACGCGAACAGGTAGTGGTCCACGAAGTCGGCGACGGTCATGTCTCCGGAGGCGGTCTGCGGCTGCGGGGTCATCACGTCGGCGACGCGTACCCCGCGCAGCGCGCTGCCCATCCGGGCCTGGCGTTCCTCCATGCCGGCGGCCCCGATCAGGAACCAGCCGATCAACGCCAGCCAGAGGCCGCCCACCCCGGCGCCGGTGAAGAATCGCCAGATCCCGATAATGATGAGGACGATGCCGAGCCCCCAGCCGGCCCGGGCGGCCACCACCGAGGCCTTCGTCCGGTCGCCGGTGGCTTTCCACACCGCGGCGCGCAGGAGCCGCCCGCCGTCCAGCGGCGCGGCCGGCAGCACGTTGAAGATCGCCAGCAGTACGTTGATGCCGGCCAGCCAGGACAGCGCGCCGACCAGCAGGCCGCGCCCGCCGCCGAGCGCGATGAGCGCCGCGATCACCCCGAAGAAGATGCCGATCACCAGGCTCACCAACGGCCCGATCCCGGCGATCCGCAGCTCGGCACCCGGGTCCCGGGCCTCGCCCTTCAGCTTGGACACCCCACCGAAGAGCCAGAGCGTGATGTCCTCGACTTCGATCCCGTTGCGCTTGGCGATCACCGCGTGCGCCACCTCGTGGGCGAGCAGGCCGAGGAAGAAGACCACCGCCGCGGCCAGCCCCGCCACCACGTACGCGAAGGTCGAATGGCCGGGGTAGGAGCGCGGGAACAGACTGGCCGCCAGTGCCCAGGCGATCAGCACGAAGATGACCAGGACGCTCCAGTTGACCCCGATGGGTACCCCCGCGATCCGGCCAAGCCGGAAGCTCGCCCTCATGGCCCCGTCATACCCGCCGATTGCGGACCTATGCCAGGCCGAAAGGTCACGTACGCAGATTGCGCGATCGATGGTCCGTGCCGGGGCGAATTGTGCCCCAGCGCCAGCTGGCCTCGCTCGACCTCAGGGTGATACCGGTCAATCGGCGAGCTGCCGCCGCTTCTCACGGTCAACGACAGCCTTGAGCGCGGCGTTGACGGTGGCCTTCTTCGTCGTAGTGCCGAGGATCTTGCCCGCCTCGGCGAGCAACTCATCATCGACGTCAAGGATTGTCCGGCTCACAGTTGACTCCTCCGGTGGGCGATGGGTCGCCATGCCGACACCGGAACATGGATGCAGGCCCCTTATCGGGATAGTGGCGAGGTGGCGATCGATGAGGGCGATGACCCGTACCTGTGGTTGGAGGACCTGGACGGGGTGGAAGCCGCCGGGTGGGTGCGGGAGCGCAACGCGGAAACGGTGGCCGCGCTGACCGGGGACGAGCGGTTCGGCACCCTGCGGACCGAGATCTGGCAGGTGCTCGACGCCGAGGATCGCATTCCCTACCCGGGATGGCGCGGGGACCACTACTACTACAACTTCTGGCAGGACGCCGCGCATCCTCGCGGGCTCTGGCGCCGCACGACCCTCGACCAGTACCGTCGGCGCGAGCCGGAATGGGACGTGCTGCTCGACGTTGACGCGTTGGCCGCCGCAGAGGGGGAGAACTGGGTCTGGAGCGACGTGACGGTGCTGCGGCCCGGTTATGAGCGCTGCCTGATCAGCCTGTCCCGCGGTGGTGCGGACGCGGCCGTGGTGCGCGAGTTCGACCTCGTCCGCCGCGCCTTCGTCGAGGACGGCTTCACCCTTCCCGAGGCGAAGAGCGGGGTTTGCTGGATCGACGCGGACCACATCTACGTCGCCACCGACTTCGGGCCGGGGACGCTGACCACGTCCGGGTATCCGCGGGTGGTCAAGCGGTGGCGGCGCGGCACGCCGCTGGCCGAGGCTGAGGTCATCTACGAGGGCCGGGTCGATGACGTGGGCGTGGGCGCCTCGCACGACTCGACGCCGGGCTTCGAGCGTGACTTCGTGGGGCGCAGCCTGGACTTCTACCGCAGCGAGAGCTACCTGCTGACGGAGACGGGGGAGCAGATCCGGATCGCGGTGCCGGAGGACGCTGGGTGGGACGTGCACCGGGACTGGCTGGTGATCTGGTTGCGCTCGCCCTGGCAGGTCGG comes from Micromonospora viridifaciens and encodes:
- a CDS encoding site-2 protease family protein, with product MRASFRLGRIAGVPIGVNWSVLVIFVLIAWALAASLFPRSYPGHSTFAYVVAGLAAAVVFFLGLLAHEVAHAVIAKRNGIEVEDITLWLFGGVSKLKGEARDPGAELRIAGIGPLVSLVIGIFFGVIAALIALGGGRGLLVGALSWLAGINVLLAIFNVLPAAPLDGGRLLRAAVWKATGDRTKASVVAARAGWGLGIVLIIIGIWRFFTGAGVGGLWLALIGWFLIGAAGMEERQARMGSALRGVRVADVMTPQPQTASGDMTVADFVDHYLFAYRHTALPLTEDGGRPVGLVTLDRVRGIPADRRTSTTLAEVACQADDLVLAKPDEQLTDLLPRLSACADGRALVVTDQRLVGIVSPSDISRAVQRGNLREQMAEGR
- a CDS encoding type II toxin-antitoxin system VapB family antitoxin → MSRTILDVDDELLAEAGKILGTTTKKATVNAALKAVVDREKRRQLAD